In Fusarium oxysporum f. sp. lycopersici 4287 chromosome 6, whole genome shotgun sequence, a single window of DNA contains:
- a CDS encoding hypothetical protein (At least one base has a quality score < 10) translates to MSSPQVNAEISAAQYSAFIQHLLNYPVINDGIHAFKSNKYGRRSIKLGDAAYQTFAAPTIPYFFKPCQYVSPYVQKVDSLGGNALDRIDKRFPVVKKPTEELYRDTRVLIFLPYHKGLEGKDHVFQVYSSEAKKNEQAGLVAHGKAATTTVLVVSNETLSWISSFLHQKKAEITNTVNEKINQ, encoded by the exons ATGTCTTCTCCTCAGGTCAATGCCGAAATAAGCGCTGCTCAGTACTCCGCTTTTATCCAG CATCTACTCAACTACCCAGTTATCAACGACGGCATCCATGCCTTCAAGTCCAATAAATACGGCCGGCGCTCCATCAAGCTCGGCGATGCCGCTTATCAGACTTTCGCCGCTCCCACTATTCCCTACTTCTTCAAGCCGTGCCAGTACGTCTCGCCGTACGTCCAAAAGGTCGACTCGCTAGGTGGCAATGCCCTCGACCGCATCGATAAACGATTTCCCGTCGTCAAGAAGCCCACTGAGGAGCTTTACCGAGATACGAGGGTTCTTATTTTCCTCCCATACCACAAGGGTCTCGAGGGCAAGGATCACGTCTTCCAGGTCTACAGCTCGGAAGCTAAGAAGAACGAGCAAGCAGGCCTTGTCGCCCACGGAAAGGCTGCAACTACCACCGTCCTTGTCGTTAGCAACGAGACCCTCTCGTGGATCAGCTCCTTCTTGcaccagaagaaggccgagatTACCAACACGGTCaatgagaagatcaaccAGTAA